The genomic region GTGTTAAATTATCATCTTATACAGCATGCAAAGACACATGGGCAGGAGAGTAAAGGTGGGATGATGATGGGTgggaaaataagaaaatgtgaGAAACTACGTAGATTCAAAGTAATACGGAACAACGAGGccctttttcgtttcattacATCGTAGACCGTCAAACCGGATAGATGGATAAGATTCTACTGATTCTCATGTTATCCATCGTTGTTTGTAATGGCCGACCACCACGGCATAATCAGGCCGAACATATTACAACGACAGTGAATCGTCGTAGTACATCAGTTTTACGTGCAATTGCCCTTTACGCCAACCCGTTCGGATGGATTGGAACACCAAGTTGGCCCCGCCGTACGACCAAAGCCAACAGGAAGACCAAAACAAACGTCAGTTACCTTTGGGTCATCGAAATCGATCGTAAATATCgtatcattttttgttttattttatgcCTTTTGtttccccatctttttttttttgttttaaaagactCGAATCACTGGTGGTTTACCGTCTATGAGAAAGGATCGCAAATTCCCGGACCGGATAAAAAAGCAATCATGAAATTGttctaaaaacatttttccgCCCTTCTCCATCACGCATCTTTATATTTTATTGACATCTTCccagctttctttttttaatatttcaataattccgcattatttttgattgaatttaATAAGTCCAATGCGATGTTTAACTAAATCATCGAAAGACACAacacgatttaaaaaaaaaagtggggggtTGTTGGAATTATGCTAAGGAGTGTAAGGAAGGAGGGACGAAGGTGTGAATTAAGGATCAAAGAGtcaattcatttcaaaagagaaatagatgaaagagaaaataggaaatgaagaaagaaatgattgTAAAGATGAGCCAAAATCACTACCTTTTTCCGATCAtcgccttttttctcttttcttttttaaggaagAACGGCatgacatcatcatcatatttttttcatcaagatttttaaagaagaaattatGGATTTGTTTCTAATTCCTTTTGTAGTTGgaatccctttttcttcttcttaagaTGAAGTTCTTGGACTATTGTCGGAATCCGAGCCCGATCCTTGACGGCTTTTCGATCCTCCCGGAGTCGAATTGCTGCTCTGGCCTAAAGAGGCAGCATTGGCAGTGGCAATGGCGTTTGCTGCAgatttctgttgttgttgcaactgCTTTTGCTGGGCAGATTTCTGTTTGTTATTGGCCTTGTTCAGTGTGGCCACTTCTTTCTGGTAGGCTTTGATACGTGTCTGGAGTACGTCCACCTTGGCTTCGTGCTCCTTCTGGATCGTCTTCATCTTGACACGGAACTCCTGGTCCAAACGGAATTGGCCCGCTTTGAGCTCGGTGATCTGTAGA from Daphnia carinata strain CSIRO-1 chromosome 6, CSIRO_AGI_Dcar_HiC_V3, whole genome shotgun sequence harbors:
- the LOC130689796 gene encoding uncharacterized protein LOC130689796, encoding MDKILLILMLSIVVCNGRPPRHNQAEHITTTVNRRSTSVLRAIALYANPFGWIGTPSWPRRTTKANRKTKTNVSYLWVIEIDHSNHWWFTVYEKGSQIPGPDKKAIMKLF